The Solanum dulcamara chromosome 2, daSolDulc1.2, whole genome shotgun sequence region ACTTCtaagaaaatcataagtaaCATGTAAAATAGTGAGAGAATCGTAAGTCATAATGAGAGTTAAAAGTATATGTGAAAGATATCGTTAACTGACATAAatcatatgagctataacatggagtccatTATTTTCCTCACTCATAGAAAAGAGAGGATCCAGTAAGAACCGTAACATcatcttagtggatccactaagctactcaAAAATCAAGCCTCAACTAATGGGTGACTCTTTCTAAAGAATCAAACCTTTACTAACGGGTGATACTTtctcctacggtggcacatagttatgggacaatggaattacctctaaaggACTCCACCTCTACAAATGGGTGAGCCTTTATCCCaaggtgctaggtcaaatctcATTGGAATAACACAcgtaatatatcataagctttgaagatggtaagaatctagtaataccaagttcatcataacttacttgaatcataagaataactcttTTAACAAATCATGACATCATAATATGTTCATAAATATACTTATATAAAGCATCAAAATCATAATAaacttttcataaaatttatattggtACTTCATCTAGAAGCATTCTTTAATCATAGTCCATAAAAATCATGACGCATACATACTCTCAAAACATAgctcataaacataaaatagacataatgcatgggttcataTGAAGATCCTTGAAACACATGTAATTAATATGAGATCATGCGTAATAAGATcatgagaatgaataaaatcataattaattaaattgaatacATAATCATGAAAATACCTAAGGTTTAGGAAGAAATCGTAACGTAAAAGTGGAGattctttgggactccatggatggaagaagaTCCATAgatgaaattcccacatacctcgATGATCTTTAGCTACTAAATTGGAAAGGagacttgagttcttgaaaccctagcttggaggagaagaaaatcttgagagaGAAATCTTTGTTATCTTTAGAAACTTTTAGGGGAATGGGAGAAATTTTGGAGGGTTTGGGTATTTATAGTTTCTAGGAAAGACCCAAAATGACATGggattacttttttaaaaaagaatatggaATGACTGAAATGACCCTGTTATAAAGATTGACAGAGCCTATTCGACTAGGTCGGTCATGCTCACTGACTCGATCGGTGAGTCACCGATCTCTTCCTCTCCTCGCCAAACTTATCAAATTCTAGGGAAAATTCTCTGAATCTTTAAGTGATTTCATCAGTGCTCACCGACTTGATCAACGAGGTGCCGTTCCCCCATCTTCTCGTCAACTTGGATTCAATCTTGAGCAAAATTCTTTGATCTTTTTAGCGAGATTTCCTAGCAACCTGTTCAGTGAGTCGTCAAATTCACTTATCATTGGAAAATTTGCTTGAGTCCTAGTCAAAATCTCTGAACAATTAGGTGAGCTCGCATGCACTTTGGTGAGTTTCAGCCTAAAAAATTTCTTAAGTACTTTTAAAGGATTGATTCAAACTTAGAAATTTCTAGGGCGTTATAGTATCCCCATTGGGAATATTCATGCTCAAATGAGACTCAAGCTAGTATGAATAAAGTAGGGAAAGAGATCTAACAATCCAACATAAATGCAACAATACgtaaaaatgcataaaccaagGAGAAATCaaccccaagctaaaacatggctttaaaactcattttatgaACATACACTcacatgaaaatatgagaattgcTAAAACGCGTGAATTGGAAGGAGTGGACATGAGGAGCTAATACATCATCGAAAATGGAAACTTAACCATTCGAGTCCTAAAGTCAATAGAGGTATAACAAATACTAAGTCAATCCATATCAATAATAACATTGAAACCAAAGTATTCATAATATATCAGTGCCCACATCGGGGGAATCTTCTCGATCCGATCGAGTCTAAAGAGCCTATAATTTATTTTGGCACTAACCGCTACTAGGATCAGACGAAGTACCTTCTTGGGTTGGGTTACCTAAAGATATAGACCTAGACATCTCCCTACCTCTCCTAGAAGTTGTTAGACAATCTCTCATCTTATGTCCAATCTCACCACACCTATAACAACCATCTTTATCGGCCATGCACTCCCCTTGATGATTCTTACCATATTTTTGACAAGTGGGAAAGGGATGcctatccttgttgaacttagGAATCGGAGCACTAGCGAAAGATGAACCACTATCAGTCCGGGCCCTCTTAGCCTCCCTAGCactctccttaagcttctcaTCATCAATTTGCTCGTCATGAGTCATCAGCCTtgatatgtccatctctttgatcaaCAAGGAGGTTTTTGCACTCTTTGAATACCAAGTATGAAATACCCGAAAAACATTTGCTCATATAAGCTCGACAATAATGAACaaagcatactttgacaattaaGTGAACTTTAGtgcatactctctcacactcatgctCCCTTGTCTCAATTTAATGAACTCTTGTACCTTAGCTTCCCTCAATTCTAATGGAAAAAAGGGTCAAGGAAAGaacctttgaactctttccaATCAACCAAACTCATATCTCTAGCCCTTCCACTATTCATACTAAATATGAGCAACTCTCTTAAGTTTATATGCCGCCAAGTATGCCTTCTCCACCAGACCAATTCCCATAATATCCACGATCTTGTAAATACcctcaacaaactcttgtggatcctcgtTCACCATAGAACCATAAAACTCAAGAGGGTTTATACAAGTGAAATCATGAACTCGTCTAGCCtccgtacccatatttgggctCATGGGAACAAAAACCTCTCAGTTACCTTGTGTGGACACGGATTTTAATAGGCAAACACTTAAAAAGCCTCCCTAAACTTGGCATGTGACACTTGTTTGGCTAAAgtatcatttggagcttgttgctctTCCTCAAAATTTCTTCTCACGGGAGCTCTTCATGGAGAAATAATTCTATAATTGCAAAGAGAAAGTGTTAGAAGGGAAAACATTAGGGTTCCATTCTATCACAGTACTCAAGTatgatgaaagaagtggaaTTTTCTAAAATGTCTTATAGCTTTTATTTATCGATGTGACATATTttacatctatgaataagactctGCTTGACGTGCATGTTAGACTCCTTAAGACACCTTGAATCTTGTACTCTGATACAaaatttttcatgacccaagctaggccttaGACATGACACGATAGTTAGGATCCCCGataaactccaaccaagcctcctAGCAAAttatacatgagcatacataaggtaagtaagaCAATATCAAGAGATAATCTTGAATGTGAAATATAAGACTCAACATGGCAATATCGATATAAGAGAAGTCAATATTCATCTCTGAATAAATTGGACAACATAGACATAACAGTCtaatatgcctctactactaAAGATGGGGATTAGGTCAAATTCCTAGCTCACTAAAATGTAAAGAAGAAAAAgtcataaaagaacataaaagaAAACTATAAATGTTGTGTCCTCAAAGCATGAGGAATCACCAACAAGTAGATAGCAACTCCAAAATCTAGCCACGAAAAAGATGCGTAGAATGATCATCgaatcctacattatgatacaatgtaggaaaaagtatgtgttactacatgaaatgtactaagtatggagAATATGCAATGTCGTAAatcatgataatgcaatgaccaagctaaacatAGTTAAAAACCTTTAAAACATCATGTGAAACATaatacatggtcaatgcaaacttgtaagaaaatcataagtcatatgtAACATAGCGAGAGaatcataagtcataatgagagtcataagtctttgtgagagatactattaactgacataaaccatgtgagctataacatagagtccGGTGTTTTCCTCACACACTAAAAAGAGAGGGTCCATACTTTTCAAGGTAAGAACCGTAACATcccctaagtggatccactggGCTATTAGGGAATCAAGTTTCAACTAAtgggtgaccctttctaaggaatcaaacATCTACTAATGGGCGATCATTTCTCAAGGATTTCCCCTTTGCTTTGACAATGGAATTCTTTTCCTGGTCCCCTTCATAAAAAGGGAGAGATGAATAGATGTATTTATTGGATCCATTGGGACTGACGGGGCTCGAACCCGCAGCTTTTAATAGGGCGGTGCTTTGACCAATTGAACTACAATCCCAGGGAAATACGGGATCTAGCAGAAAATCTTATTCTTTAAGGAGTACCCTGGGACAATGTGATTGCTTCTAAAGGACTCCGCTTCTACTACCGGGTGAGCCTTTATCCCAAGATCTACTCGGTGCTAGGAAAACCCTCAAAGGAATATCATACGTAGTATATCataagctttgatgatggtaaGAATTtagtaataccaagttcatcataacttacttgaatcataagaataactcttTTAACAAATCATGACAAATATATTCGTAAAGATACTTAGCTAAAGCATCAAAATCATAATAAAcctttcataaaattcatattggTACTTCATCTAGAAGCATCCTTAAATCATAGtccataaaaatcataatgcaTACATACTCTCAAAACAtagatcataatcataaaataggcgtaatgcatgggttcatgtAAAGATCCTTTAAAACATGTAATTAAGATGAGATTATGCATAATGAGATCATTGAATaaaaccataattaattaaatccAATACATAATCATGAAAATACCTAGGGTTtaggaagaaatcataaagtaaaagtggaaatTCTTTGTGACTCCTTGGATGGAAGAATATTCATTGATGAAATTCCCACTTACCTCGATGATCCTTAGCTACGaaattgaaaaggagacttgagtTCTTGAAGTCCTAGCTTGGCGGAGAAGAATACCTTGAGAGAGAAATCATTGTGATCCTTGGAGAATTTTAAGAGAATGGGGGAAAGTTTGGACgatttgggtatttatagttTGTGAGAAAAAGCCCAAAACAACTtggtattattattttaataagaaTTTAGAATGACTGAAATAACTTTGTTAAATAGACTAAAGAAGCCTGTTTGGCGAGATCAATCGTGCTTGCCGACCCAATTGGTGAGTCACTGATCTCTCCCTCTCCTCGCAAAACTTCTCAAATTTTGGGGAAAATTCTCTAAATCTTTAAGCAATATCATCAATGCTCGCTGACTCAATCAGTGAGTCACCATTTCTCCATCTTCTCGCCAACTTCAATCCTAAGCAAAATTCTCCAATCTTTTTAGTGAAATTTCTTAGCTCACCGAACTTGTTCGGTGAGTCTCCAAATTCACGTATCCTTGCAAATCTTCTCGAGTCCTGACCAAAATATCTGAATAATTAGGCAAGCTCATGTACACTTTGGTGAATCGTCGAATGACTTTGGCAAGTTTCAGCCTCGAAAATATCTTAAGTACTTTTAAAAGGCTTGATTCGAACTTAGAAATTTCTAGGGCATTACAATAATTCAAGGGAATAACGACATCGACAATGATATCACACATCATATTTGTGTCCTGTGGATGAAGTGGAGGCTTGCTTCTAGTATTCTGTTTGATAAAAAGGTATTGTCGAAACTCAAAGGTAATTTTTAtcaagtggtggttagaccgacatTGTTGTATGAGACAGAGTGTTGGtcaataaaaaaatcttatGTACAGATGAtgtggtggagatgaggatgCCGAGGTAGATGTATGGTCATACTAGAAGTGATAAGATGAGAGATAAAGTTATTTATGGGAGTATCCTTAgtggtggacaagatgagggaagcgagactaagatggtttgaatatgtgaagaggagatgcgTAGACGTACctgtgaggaggtgtgagagggtGGTTATAGAGGGTACAaagagaggtagaggtaggccaaAAAAGTATTGAAGAGAGGTGATAAAACAAAATATGATACAACTTTAgattaccgaggacatgaccttagataggaaggTGTGAATTATATATTAAgctagaaggttagtaggtggTGTTTGGTATTTTGGTAGACTTTGCAATGTTACATTATTATTTGTTGTATTCTCTTCACTGTATCCTTCTTTGTGCTTGAATTTGTTAcacttgagtcgagggtctttcaaAATAATCTCTCTACTTTCATgaggtagtgataaggtctgcatacattcTACCCTCTCAGACCTcatttgtgggatttcattgggtatgatgttgttgttgttgaagtaATACCTTTAAAATTTAAGGTCAAGcaatgcaaaaaaaaattgtatttgaaAGGAGGAACATAAAGAACTTTATGCAGGATGATTTCAGATGTCATGACCACACTACCAGTATCAGTCACCTTGACCTTGTAACTATTTGGGAGGCTTACTCGAACATGATAAGGCAATTGTCTAATGTCAGTTAAATGAGTCTTATGAAGTCATGTGGTTTGATGCACCTGAATCTATGATCCATATGTTTTCTCTTACTTTTTTGAACATTTATATGAAAGCTTGTCAAAGCCATTGGAAGAAATTTATTAGAATAGATAACAATACCTGCAAAGTTCATATAATCATTAGCAATGTTGTTGTTTGAAGATTCTCCTGGGTTCCTAGAATGAAAATGTTCCAAAAGATTCACCAGTTGTCCATATTGTTCCTTGGACAGGCTCAAACTTTAGTTTTCTTCTCTATGTTCCATATCATCATCCCTCATTGACAACATGTCTCCATGAGGTCCTTGAGCATGAAAAACTTTCTTTCTCTTCCAATatgattgttatttttttataccCGAAGTTTTGGATTTGGTAATTCTGAGTGCTGGAAGGATAACCATGAATTTTGAGGTATTGTCCTTTGTATGTCTGACTTCTTACGAAACTCACATACAACTTTATATATGTGACTATGTGAAGATTGATCCCTCTGTGAGTAATTAATTCTAAAGCCGTTTCCATTGCTACTTTTGAATGCAACATAATTAGGCTTGTGGACATTACCATTGTTGCCATTGTGTCCCCCAGAAGTGGAAGTACTAGCATTAAAAGATGTGGAACCAATTCCCAACTGATTTCCATGATTGATCTCTCGTTGTCTCTCATCCTGAATAAGTAGTGAAAAGCTTGTGCTAAGGAGGGCAAGGAGTTCATCATAAGAATGGTGCCTCTTACTGTAGTGTATACCTCATTTATCCCTATCAGGAATTGTATAAGTCTCATGTCTTGCTCTTCTTTTTGCACACTCTCCTTTGCACCACAAGTGCAAGCACAACTACATTGCATCTTTGTGTTTAGACTGTTTAATTCTTCCCATAGTTTCTTCATTTTGGTGTAGCAATCTGTGATGTCCAAAATCCCCTGTGAGAGGTCATTAATTTCCTTATGAATTTTATATAACTTAGCACCATTAGTTTGGTCATATCGATCTTCTAGCTCATTTCAAAGTTCAAATGCATCATTCACACACTTAATGCTATCAGTAATCTTGTAACACTCcttaaaaacattgtatatggtgtttcaattctcgatgaaaatgatacttcttctgtattttgggcataaccttttatagaatggtctaaattaggtaattcaaatttctaaataaccccaacatcattacctacaacttttgtgaccATAGCTTAAGCTTCGGAAGCTaagtaagtcaaataaattaatatttgcaagACCTGAtattgtgatgaaatggagtatttgtagaaaaaaCATCATATCTAACTGTAGAATGATCCAAAGATTTCTTGATCTACAATTCATGTGAatacatcaaatcctaattagaaagttatcttaTTCCAACATAGCTCTGAAAAATGGTATTCCGTAAAAAtgagattcatctcaccaaccatagaagatctagatccatttggcatcactcatgacatcaatagtctttcatttgacatcacccatgataacacaatcctccattaaatttttagatttttctttataattattttaattattgtaaggTTCCTCCTTAACAtgtataaatacccatcttatttcattattttgtacatcaagctttctcaagcaactcttctctctatacacttctttactcattctcaaaatataattttagttcttagtagtgtagaaatattatctcggtgattcatatactctgggtagtatacaaaatgctccgacgaggagaaaagtCTAGGAtttaagagtgttcattaagtccttcgattctgagtaaagttTAGaattttaggtatgtaaggcttcaatgagagtattcattTCACTCTAattcctaaagtattttgattatatgataaattatgtttatttacctaattctctttaagctttactctaagttatatgagtgtttatccatgggttcttccaccatgtagtccaaaactctttcaactaaatctcttaatttcaaataaatttttcttatgggtaattcttatttctacttaatagaatgaatcatggttaaatatcgattattggtctattttgatgcaaaatgatttcatacgtatgaattaatggtttttcaagaattttttctctatttagctctttaaaggttcttgaaatttatagtgggttgtttaaagcatgatttttaattaatagatttcaaagtatttatgcataatttcatttatatatatgtttgaaattgaagtgatttaaactcacctagttttactatattttcaatgaagtttgacttgaaaactttgactctaaataaatgtttatgaaaacaatgtctatgatcaaaaggaagtcttctgaaataaaagaatgatgaaatgatgtaaatgataGATTCTTTATTATATAAGggcaattcttgcatatttgaatcattaaaggttttaatgagctattctaccgaatgtgatgtttt contains the following coding sequences:
- the LOC129870557 gene encoding uncharacterized protein LOC129870557 translates to MGTEARRVHDFTCINPLEFYGSMVNEDPQEFVEGIYKIVDIMGIGLVEKSAKTSLLIKEMDISRLMTHDEQIDDEKLKESAREAKRARTDSGSSFASAPIPKFNKDRHPFPTCQKYGKNHQGECMADKDGCYRCGEIGHKMRDCLTTSRRGREMSRSISLGNPTQEGTSSDPSSG